One window of the Colletotrichum destructivum chromosome 4, complete sequence genome contains the following:
- a CDS encoding Putative glycosyl transferase family 39/83, glycosyltransferase 39, Mir domain superfamily, translated as MATDKPIVASGADVGDGVRRRAVPQGQSVPLTAAPEVDDKKQLAKKESSFLDQWEVVIAPVIFTAVAIFTRLWRIGLSDIVTWDEAHFGKFGSHYIKHEYYFDVHPPLGKMLVGLSGVLAGYNGSFEFKSGEKYPEDVDYTFMRAFNALFGILCIPMAYFTARELKLRRPAVWLVTLMVLCENSYTTISRFILLDSMLLFGTVATVLCWAKFHNQRYSAFEPEWFFWLFMTGLSIGCVCSVKLVGLFVTALVGLYTIEDLWNKFGDTKMPVTTLGAHVVTRVVGLIIVPFLVYMLSFALHFAILDQTGPGDAQMSSLFQANLKGTEVGRNSPLEIAYGSRATIKNMGYGGGLLHSHVQTYPEGSTQQQVTCYHHKDANNDWFFYPNRHDEDYDPEAEPRFIADGSTIRLIHAQTGRNLHSHEIAAPMTKADKEVSCYGNLTIGDDKDHWQVEVVRDVASRDRSRIRTLTTAFRLRHPTLGCYLRAGNVNLPQWGFKQIEVTCTKKNNPKDSYTHWNVEAHTNEKLPPGDPGSYKSPFLHDFIHLNVAMMTSNNALVPDPDKQDDLASQWWQWPILNVGLRMCGWDDNIVKYFLLGNPLVYWGSTAGLGIFALVVVWYVIRWQRGYADLNSKEIDQIHYAGLYPVAGWFLHYLPFVVMARVTYVHHYYPALYFAILTFGFLADWFLRNKNQAVQYTIYGVLYATIIGLYILFSPICFGMTGPNKQYSYLKWFDSWRISD; from the exons ATGGCTACCGACAAGCCAATTGTCGCGTCCGGCGCagacgtcggcgatggcgttaGACGCCGAGCCGTACCTCAGGGCCAGTCAGTTCCCCTAACGGCTGCTCCCGAGGTAGATGACAAGAAGCAGCTTGCCAAGAAG GAGAGCTCCTTTCTTGACCAGTGGgaggtcgtcatcgcccccgtcatcttcacggccgtcgccatcttcaccCGACTGTGGAGAATTGGCCTCAGCGACATCGTTACCTGGGACGAGGCTCACTTTGGCAAGTTCGGAAGCCACTACATTAAACATGAATACTATTTTGAcgtccacccccccttgGGCAAGATGCTCGTCGGGCTGTCTGGCGTTCTCGCTGGCTACAACGGATCTTTCGAGTTCAAGTCCGGCGAAAAGTACCCCGAGGATGTTGACTACACCTTCATGAGAGCTTTCAACGCCCTCTTCGGCATTCTCTGCATCCCCATGGCATACTTCACTGCCCGCGAGCTGAAGCTGCGCCGCCCCGCCGTCTGGCTCGTCACTCTGATGGTCCTCTGCGAAAACTCGTACACCACCATCAGCCGCTTTATTCTCCTCGACTCGATGCTGCTCTTTGGAACTGTTGCGACCGTTCTCTGCTGGGCCAAGTTCCACAACCAGCGCTACTCCGCCTTTGAGCCCGAGTGGTTCTTCTGGCTGTTCATGACTGGCCTTAGCATCGGCTGTGTGTGCAGTGTCAAGCTCGTCGGTCTCTTCGTGACCGCTCTCGTCGGCCTGTACACCATCGAGGATCTGTGGAACAAGTTTGGCGACACTAAGATGCCCGTCACCACACTGGGTGCTCACGTCGTCACTCGTGTTGTCGGTCTCATCATCGTTCCCTTCCTGGTCTACATGCTCTCCTTTGCTCTTCACTTCGCCATCCTGGACCAAACGGGTCCCGGAGACGCGCAGATGAGCTCCCTGTTCCAGGCCAACCTCAAGGGCACCGAAGTCGGCAGGAACAGCCCCTTGGAGATTGCCTACGGCTCACGCGCCACCATCAAGAATATGGGATACGGCGGTGGCCTGCTTCACTCTCATGTTCAGACCTACCCCGAGGGCTCTACCCAGCAACAAGTCACTTGCTACCATCACAAGGATGCCAACAACGACTGGTTCTTTTACCCCAATCGCCATGATGAAGACTACGATCCTGAGGCCGAGCCCCGAttcatcgccgacggcagcacCATCCGCCTCATCCACGCCCAGACCGGACGCAATCTCCACTCGCACGAGATTGCTGCTCCCATGACCAAGGCTGACAAGGAGGTTTCCTGCTACGGCAACCTTACCATCGGTGATGATAAGGACCACTGGCAGGTTGAGGTTGTTCGCGACGTCGCTTCTCGTGACCGTAGCCGTATCCGCACTCTCACCACCGCTTTCCGTTTGAGACACCCGACTCTTGGCTGCTATCTTCGCGCCGGTAATGTCAATCTTCCTCAATGGGGTTTCAAGCAGATTGAGGTCACATGcaccaagaagaacaacccCAAGGATTCCTACACTCATTGGAACGTTGAGGCTCACACCAACGAGAAGC TACCCCCTGGCGATCCCGGTTCTTACAAGTCCCCCTTTCTCCACGACTTCATCCACCTCAACGTCGCCATGATGACATCCAACAATGCTCTTGTCCCCGATCCCGACAAGCAAGACGACTTAGCATCTCAGTGGTGGCAGTGGCCCATCCTAAATGTTGGTCTGCGCATGTGCGGTTGGGACGACAACATTGTCAAGTACTTTCTCCTCGGCAACCCCCTCGTATACTGGGGCTCCACGGCCGGTCTCGGCATTttcgctctcgtcgtcgtctggtACGTCATCCGCTGGCAGCGTGGCTACGCCGATTTGAATTCGAAGGAGATCGACCAGATCCATTATGCGGGATTATACCCCGTGGCTGGCTGGTTCCTCCACTATCTTCCTTTCGTCGTCATGGCACGTGTCACCTACGTCCACCACTACTATCCCGCGCTTTACTTCGCCATCCTCACGTTTGGTTTCTTGGCCGACTGGTTCCTTCGTAACAAGAACCAGGCTGTTCAGTACACCATTTACGGCGTCCTGTACGCGACCATCATTGGTCTCTACATCCTCTTTAGTCCCATCTGCTTCGGTATGACGGGCCCCAACAAGCAATACAGCTACCTGAAGTGGTTCGACAGCTGGAGGATCTCCGACTAG
- a CDS encoding Putative RNA polymerase I-specific transcription initiation factor RRN6: protein MADEREETGRLYGPPRITVVPHEGLQDGPPLLHTSRVPGQAQALRIVQPPESLFPASRSAEIVPSSTVWDSQRVQQRWLFNAHPEAFIGGSEAASFLAEDLTRLMRPEATPTTQPLLAITQMADVTNHTRVAPVPVVAMAAGESGELLRLSKIDEIDWRWGENENPALQIFSIDQHDREESVLWSHDGAPILQIKAALSLVRFEPTRWLLVQKRTSTTILQPEYHKVPVSERPPGIDKAIERPSRINPKPVLTITSEQTGGFAHSDVSFSYGSQKKPPQLAIVDECGYYSVWDVKGRDMVGSASMRPKLRHCGHIQLGVTEQLPDEDSPAFRPEPHGVLWIGAAGPGVDLWDVPTVQDPDTGNDLAALTARSKKLLLWNRTKFEVVDIKNPSFRESLSILRPNEPDRILDVKSNPLNQSQLFILTSSNIFWIETSSQGGATAKSDSLAVLQSFSHLRGSDADTLRLTVHHGGHGSGNETCALYLYSEKSPEVGVYWLSIPEETGLPQFEHHIVRLSDNPPKLQTVWPAPAFLHTTSSAAPKGPGANYMDQQVQFQQLFVLGRDLSLSRSLLAISAVPALEVVPPDNSREWSRDGRRQVHNKRRKQFLQHFEDTFIVPDGLGDMDELVQCRANRYQELMKIEQEKNSQQIQQRWPRSQNLDFFMSRITVSIESVIMASEHATIEGPLSIFEAIEEAAANCLETDGGYIPLHTLHEYEPSFEAPPISHEAVAAWDSRFQELLGSQTKRIVAQPIINQYLCRGDRPAPLADIRDQLLELWGPAGLPEGARQSRNVILAETAEAIARSLFGVAILDANLPTEESEPPTWVPEPPPQPIIQQPSQRSSQRFSLSPAKRNQLSSSQRLSLSPTKLSQPFSQRISLSPTKRGQAFGQRLSFSPSKGARSQSPYAPSSSIPFPFPSSGTFSQSLDASQADTPPTGAPSPSAALQRLSMLAEDLDVTNPPTRQHSVLAYWPTARGASADDYVSSVLASSTKHIDVINERRQRAESRRRKRRSQLLGSSAAATSSQTYGTQDEWEDSGPGTGPESVPPPATQPLPKLAPPVIGSSQVPPVVPSSQVIFSSQVPQVLSQPVSGRHAMRSPGKKKKRKSGF, encoded by the exons ATGGCTGACGAACGCGAAGAGACCGGCCGCTTGTACGGCCCTCCGAGAATTACCGTCGTGCCTCATGAAGGTCTCCAGGATGgaccgccgctgctgcacACGAGCCGTGTTCCGGGTCAAG CTCAAGCCCTTCGCATCGTTCAGCCTCCGGAATCACTCTTTCCCGCCTCGAGGTCCGCAGAAATAGTACCTTCCTCCACGGTTTGGGATTCTCAGCGAGTGCAGCAACGATGGCTGTTTAACGCCCACCCGGAGGCCTTCATAGGCGGCTCCGAAGCCGCAAGCTTCCTGGCCGAAGATCTCACCAGGCTCATGCGCCCCGAAGCCACGCCCACGACTCAACCATTGCTGGCCATCACTCAGATGGCGGATGTCACCAACCACACCCGGGTCGCGCCGGTCCCCGTGGTGGCCATGGCTGCCGGCGAGTCGGGCGAGCTCCTGCGCTTATCCAAAATCGACGAGATCGACTGGCGTTGGGGTGAGAACGAGAACCCGGCGCTTCAAATCTTTAGCATTGATCAACACGACCGGGAGGAATCGGTGCTGTGGTCACACGATGGTGCTCCAATTCTGCAGATCAAGGCCGCGCTGAGCTTAGTACGATTCGAGCCGACGAGATGGTTGCTGGTACAGAAACGAACTTCGACCACGATCCTCCAGCCCGAGTACCACAAGGTACCAGTTTCTGAACGCCCGCCTGGGatcgacaaggccatcgaACGCCCGTCTCGGATCAACCCAAAGCCCGTACTCACCATCACCTCGGAGCAGACTGGCGGCTTCGCTCACTCTGATGTATCTTTCAGCTACGGGTCTCAGAAAAAGCCACCCCAACTGGCCATCGTAGATGAGTGCGGCTACTACAGCGTCTGGGATGTCAAGGGTCGAGATATGGTGGGATCCGCCAGCATGCGACCCAAACTCCGGCATTGCGGCCACATCCAGCTAGGCGTTACGGAGCAGCTTCCTGACGAAGACTCGCCGGCTTTCCGCCCGGAGCCCCACGGCGTGCTGTGGATTGGCGCGGCAGGTCCTGGGGTCGATTTATGGGATGTGCCGACTGTTCAAGACCCTGATACAGGCAACGACCTAGCTGCTCTGACGGCACGGTCAAAGAAGCTCTTGCTGTGGAACCGCACGAAATTTGAGGTCGTCGATATCAAGAACCCGTCTTTCCGTGAGAGTTTATCGATTCTCAGACCCAACGAACCAGATCGCATTCTCGACGTGAAGTCGAACCCACTGAACCAAAGCCAGTTGTTCATACTCACGAGCTCAAATATTTTCTGGATCGAGACATCCTCCCAGGGAGGAGCCACTGCTAAATCCGACAGTCTTGCCGTCCTCCAATCTTTTTCACATCTTCGGGGCTCGGACGCAGACACTTTAAGGCTGACCGTACATCATGGTGGCCATGGGTCGGGCAATGAGACGTGTGCACTGTACCTCTACTCAGAGAAGTCGCCAGAGGTCGGAGTATACTGGCTCTCCATCCCTGAGGAAACAGGACTGCCGCAGTTCGAACATCACATAGTAAGGCTCAGTGACAACCCACCAAAGCTACAAACTGTATGGCCTGCACCAGCATTCCTGCACACCACCTCGTCCGCAGCCCCCAAGGGGCCAGGGGCAAACTACATGGATCAACAGGTCCAGTTTCAACAACTCTTCGTTCTCGGCAGAGACCTGAGCCTGAGCCGAAGCCTCCTTGCCATCTCGGCAGTCCCAGCCCTCGAAGTCGTCCCTCCAGACAACAGTCGCGAATGGTCGAGAGATGGACGGAGACAGGTACACAACAAGAGGCGAAAGCAGTTTCTGCAGCACTTTGAGGACACCTTTATTGTACCTGACGGACTgggcgacatggacgagtTGGTACAGTGTCGTGCCAACCGATACCAGGAGCTCATGAAGATCgaacaagaaaaaaactCTCAGCAAATACAGCAACGATGGCCAAGGAGCCAAAACCTCGATTTCTTCATGTCGCGGATCACGGTTTCCATCGAATCCGTCATCATGGCATCGGAGCACGCTACTATCGAGGGGCCGTTGTCTATCTTTGAGGCCATTGAAGAGGCGGCCGCCAACTGTCTGGAGACTGATGGCGGCTACATTCCGTTGCACACCTT ACACGAGTACGAACCCTCATTTGAAGCACCTCCCATCAGCCACGAGGCTGTTGCCGCATGGGACTCGCGTTTTCAGGAACTACTCGGCTCCCAAACCAAACGTATCGTCGCTCAACCCATCATCAACCAGTATCTCTGCCGCGGGGATAGGCCAGCTCCGTTGGCGGATATCCGTGACCAACTTTTGGAGCTTTGGGGTCCAGCAGGCCTCCCAGAGGGAGCACGACAATCTCGCAATGTCAtcctggccgagacggccgaggccatcgcccGCTCCCTCTTTGGCGTTGCGATCCTTGACGCGAATCTTCCCACCGAGGAAAGTGAGCCTCCTACCTGGGTTCCTGAACCGCCCCCTCAACCAATAATTCAGCAGCCGAGCCAGCGATCGAGCCAGCGCTTCTCGCTGTCTCCGGCTAAGCGAAACCAGTTGTCATCGAGCCAACGACTCTCACTTTCGCCAACCAAGCTGAGCCAGCCGTTCAGCCAACGAATCTCACTCTCGCCCACCAAACGCGGCCAGGCTTTCGGGCAGCGactctccttctcgccctccaAAGGCGCCCGGTCCCAATCTCCCTacgccccctcctcctcgattccctttcccttcccctcctcggGCACTTTTTCTCAATCCCTGGATGCCTCTCAGGCCGATACGCCGCCAACTGGCGCCCCATCACCGTCCGCCGCGCTCCAACGCCTCAGCATGCTCGCCGAAGACCTCGACGTCACGAACCCGCCCACCCGCCAGCACTCGGTGCTCGCGTATTGGCCCACCGCCCgcggcgccagcgccgacgaCTACGTCTCCTCCGTcctcgcctcctcgacgaagcACATCGACGTCATCAATGAGCGCCGCCAGCGTGCCGagtcccgccgccgcaagcGCAGATCGCAGCTCCTCGGATCCTCTGCCGCGGCCACCTCCTCGCAGACGTACGGGACGCAGGACGAGTGGGAGGATTCGGGGCCAGGGACGGGCCCCGAGAGCGTaccaccgccggcgacgcAGCCGCTGCCTAAGCTGGCCCCGCCCGTCATCGGATCGAGCCAGGTGCCGCCggtggtgccgtcgtcgcaggTCATCTTCTCGTCGCAGGTGCCACAGGTCCTATCGCAGCCCGTGTCTGGCCGGCACGCGATGCGGTCAccaggaaagaagaagaagagaaagtcTGGCTTTTGA
- a CDS encoding Putative mitotic-spindle organizing protein, which yields MPADDRSGKQAAAQQAVDILHEISTILNCHLDRRTLSICISMIENGVNPEALATVVKELRKESQEVDAQIASR from the exons ATGCCTGCCGACGACCGAAGCGGCAAACAGGCTGCGGCCCAACAAGCCGTCGACATTCTGCATGAGATCTCTACCATTCTC AACTGCCACTTGGATCGTCGCACACTCTCCATATGCATTTCAATGATTGAGAATGGAGTCAACCCTGAGGCTCTCGCC ACTGTTGTGAAGGAGCTGAGGAAAGAGTCTCAGGAAGTAGACGCACAGATCGCCTCGCGGTAG
- a CDS encoding Putative choline transporter, with translation MFSEYASRFLAQSQSRLSNFAGQVEGNENRPRQPNDWSSRPPRNGGRSFLGRGYGGNPYQAGSSRFGQMGFGSRISTAQDAPLFHSTLDEYMEDDEGDERDREAADMAALHMSRRVAAASKMAESSETEPDASRGSLEQSNEGPGRRYQDRGLRRGIRSSWNGTRSFGGRTRGRDVIDEEGEGIPREGSDRDSDTNPKMVDIGLDSQIQDADGGHDDDDDDDDDDDPSASLLNEAPTDSSPPAFQKFRPKSGDRRKFPLRREATQEDDFEEAQQAGSDDEALPETVPLAEGEIFKYDPFFAWIFLIALAGLVSTFVLVWLHTGTPKKGWGDTVYTTLQASFHMLAVDTLISVLVSFVWLAALRSFARPLALVILVAVPIIMFSFTLYPFISSYEGRSHGASFQDRAMRWAALVPAISAVVWVYMAYKGRYAIRQAIEILEFSTRILAANTALLILGFGCLALIVSWTWIWMWMFSRIFLGGYFSRRLARFIISVSSWWLGIWFVLMYMWTIGVINAVQRATTAATVSQWYFHRNAAPAPTSAEIVTAALNHATTTIFGSICESTLLALLIRAPLLVLPRRVANILQHIAAMWIPTPIAALTNPLTITYGAIHSQNLHTAARGLSQMDFLSPQRPTTTLTPQVFSSRRSSHSPLLPYRLAKMLLYATRFIMATALGFAGWVMTAKQLSIALPDGMGVRGSAYAYVVGIVASFIGFSVMGAMEGILSGILDAVVICYGSERRMASGGGAYCMEAAYLFGERRRDERGLP, from the exons ATGTTCTCGGAAT ATGCGTCCAGGTTCTTGGCGCAGTCGCAATCCCGACTCTCCAACTTTGCAGGCCAAGTCGAAGGCAACGAAAATCGACCACGACAACCGAACGACTGGTCATCGCGACCTCCGCGAAATGGCGGACGGTCCTTCCTCGGCAGAGGCTACGGTGGAAATCCTTACCAGGCGGGCAGCTCGCGTTTTGGGCAGATGGGCTTCGGCTCCCGCATTTCCACCGCCCAGGACGCGCCGCTCTTTCACAGCACGCTCGACGAGTACatggaggacgacgagggggaCGAGAGGGACCGCGAAGCCGCGGATATGGCCGCTCTTCACATGTCGCGGCGCGTGGCCGCCGCGAGCAAGATGGCAGAGAGCTCTGAGACGGAACCAGACGCCAGTCGCGGCTCGCTGGAGCAGAGCAACGAGGGCCCCGGGCGCAGGTACCAGGACCGCGGCCTGCGGAGGGGTATCCGTAGCAGCTGGAACGGGACGAGGAGTTTCGGCGGACGCACTCGCGGGAGGGATGTCATagacgaggagggagagggtatcCCGCGTGAGGGCTCCGATCGGGATTCGGACACGAACCCTAAAATGGTCGACATCGGGTTGGACTCCCAGATtcaggacgccgacggcggtcacgacgacgacgacgacgacgacgacgacgatgacccATCTGCATCTCTGCTGAACGAGGCGCCGACGGACTCTAGCCCGCCTGCATTCCAGAAGTTCCGGCCCAAGTCCGGGGACCGCCGCAAATTCCCACTGAGGAGGGAAGCCACTCAAGAGGACGACTTTGAAGAGGCTCAGCAGGCGggctcggacgacgaggccctccCTGAGACGGTTCCCCTGGCCGAAGGGGAGATTTTCAAGTATGACCCCTTCTTCGCTTGGATATTCCTCATCGCGTTGGCTGGTCTGGTGTCTACGTTTGTGCTCGTCTGGCTGCACACGGGCACGCCTAAAAAGGGATGGGGCGACACTGTATACACGACATTACAAGCATCCTTCCACATGCTGGCCGTCGACACTCTCATATCGGTCCTAGTGTCTTTTGTCTGGCTGGCGGCGCTTCGGTCATTCGCACGGCCGCTGGCGCTCGTGATTCTCGTTGCGGTACCCATCATCATGTTTTCCTTCACGTTGTATCCCTTCATTTCCAGCTACGAGGGCCGGTCGCATGGGGCCAGTTTTCAGGACCGGGCCATGCGGTGGGCTGCACTTGTCCCAGCCATCTCGGCTGTAGTCTGGGTGTACATGGCCTACAAGGGCAGGTATGCCATCCGCCAGGCAATTGAGATCCTGGAGTTCTCCACCAGGATTCTCGCGGCGAACACGGCTCTCCTCATCTTGGGTTTCGGTTGTCTAGCATTAATAGTGAGCTGGACGTGGATCTGGATGTGGATGTTCTCGAGAATCTTTTTAGGGGGCTACTTTTCGCGGAGGCTCGCCAGGTTCATCATCAGCGTGTCCAGCTGGTGGCTTGGGATCTGGTTCGTCCTCATGTACATGTGGACCATCGGCGTCATCAATGCAGTACAGcgcgcgacgacggcggcaacggtGTCACAATGGTACTTTCACCGCaacgcggcgccggcaccgacgtCGGCGGAAATTGTCACGGCGGCGCTCAACcacgcgacgacgaccatctTTGGAAGCATCTGCGAGTCGACGCTGCTGGCACTGCTCATCCGGGCGCCTCTCCTCGTGCTGCCTCGGAGAGTGGCCAACATCCTCCAACACATCGCAGCCATGTGGATTCCGACCCCTATCGCAGCGCTCACGAATCCTTTGACCATCACGTACGGGGCGATTCACTCGCAGAACCTGCACACGGCGGCGCGCGGCCTTAGCCAGATGGACTTCCTCTCGCCGCagcggccgacgacaacaTTGACACCGCAAGTGTTCAGCTCGAGGCGATCCAGTCACTCTCCTTTGCTTCCCTATCGACTGGCAAAGATGCTTTTGTATGCAACACGGTTCATCATGGCCACGGCGCTCGGGTTTGCGGGATGGGTCATGACAGCGAAGCAGCTCTCGATCGCTCTGCCGGATGGGATGGGGGTACGGGGTTCGGCGTACGCATATGTGGTTGGCATAGTGGCCAGTTTCATTGGGTTTTCGGTCATGGGAGCCATGGAGGGGATTCTCAGCGGCATCTTGGATGCGGTGGTCATCTGCTACGGTAGCGAGCGGCGAATGGCcagcggaggcggcgcctACTGCATGGAGGCGGCCTACCTCTTCGGTGagaggcggcgggacgaACGGGGCCTGCCTTGA
- a CDS encoding Putative Zinc finger, RING-type, Zinc finger, CHY-type, Zinc finger, RING/FYVE/PHD-type — translation MSSLVSDFIINPVLRQARRFSEISRTTFVSDREASSDLVTVTTEPLPPATRYAPDAPRPSATTRPFSSSTLPTTVDDEPPHSPEAPAPVASFPIAVPMPPTTQESLPADDGMGALRRRLISIQSQEIAAEDKARLMHEALMEGYRKSRDTARKDDVPANVISAGEAWEQPFPAPLESLKFWQQSPGEPSSPQKFILTADDVRPTFAPPKLLTREEPESALVLGCQHYRRNVKLQCSTCHKWYTCRFCHDAVEDHTLVRKETKNMLCMLCIHPQRASEACTKCGETSARYYCNVCKLWDDHPTNNIYHCNDCGICRRGRGIGKDFFHCKKCCACISVSIQQSHKCIERSTDCDCPICGEYMFTSPKPVVFMGCGHSIHQKCYDEHMLRSYKCPICNKSLLNMQSQFRQLELAILAQPMPPEFRDTRATVLCNDCSGKSSVPYHWLGLKCAICTSYNTVELQISSGRDGTPATPTVVAPAQPGPAAVEAAVPARMEVPQVGRRRHSSHAGPEARHLMVDRLARSASPAPPVLPPNLASGVIEEEDEESENDILNLWGRGRHNSDDSGSMSTDTDEEDSEGEDDDDDYENEIMLIGHR, via the exons ATGTCTTCTCTGGTCTCCGacttcatcatcaacccGGTCCTCCGGCAAGCTCGCCGCTTTTCTGAGATATCTAGAACCACATTCGTCTCCGATCGCGAGGCTTCGTCCGACCTCGTCACTGTCACGACCGAGCCGCTGCCTCCTGCGACCCGGTATGCACCTGATGCGCCACGCCCATCCGCTACGACACGACCTTTCAGTTCTTCAACGCTACCAACGACTGTAGACGACGAGCCCCCTCATTCCCCCGAAGCACCTGCGCCAGTCGCATCCTTTCCTATAGCCGTACCGATGCCTCCTACAACGCAAGAATCTCTACCTGCCGACGATGGAATGGGCGCGCTGCGCAGGCGTCTCATCAGCATTCAGTCCCAGGAGATTGCGGCAGAAGACAAGGCCCGACTTATGCACGAGGCCTTGATGGAAGGGTACCGCAAGTCTCGAGACACTGCGCGCAAAGACGATGTGCCAGCCAACGTGATATCCGCAGGCGAAGCGTGGGAGCAGCCGTTTCCGGCTCCCCTCGAATCCTTGAAATTCTGGCAACAATCGCCTGGAGAACCGTCCTCGCCACAAAAGTTCATCTTGACCGCAGACGACGTTCGCCCGACCTTTGCCCCCCCTAAGCTCTTGACAAGAGAAGAGCCCGAGAGCGCGTTGGTCCTCGGCTGTCAGCACTACCGGCGCAATGTCAAGCTCCAATGCTCGACTTGTCACAAGTGGTACACTTGCCGCTTCTGTCATGACGCCGTTGAGGACCACACCCTCGTCAggaaagaaacaaaaaacaTGTTATGTATGCTCTGCATCCATCCCCAGCGAGCATCCGAGGCCTGTACAAAATGCGGAGAGACATCGGCTCGTTACTACTGCAATGTCTgcaagctctgggacgaCCATCCGACTAATAACATCTACCACTGCAACGACTGTGGCATCTGCAGGCGTGGAAGAGGCATCGGCAAAGACTTCTTCCACTGCAAG AAATGTTGTGCATGCATCTCCGTATCTATACAGCAATCTCACAAGTGCATCGAGCGCTCAACGGACTGCGATTGCCCAATTTGCGGGGAGTACATGTTCACCTCTCCCAAGCCCGTTGTGTTCATGGGGTGTGGCCACAGCATTCACCAGAAGTGCTACGACGAACACATGCTACGTTCGTATAAATGCCCCATCTGCAACAAGAGCTTGCTCAACATGCAAAGCCAGTTCCGTCAATTAGAACTGGCCATCCTGGCTCAACCGATGCCTCCTGAATTCCGGGACACCCGGGCCACGGTTCTGTGTAACGACTGCAGCGGGAAAAGTTCGGTCCCTTACCACTGGCTCGGTCTCAAATGCGCCATCTGCACTTCGTACAACACAGTCGAGCTTCAGATCAGCAGCGGAAGAGACGGGACGCCCGCTACGCCAACGGTCGTCGCGCCAGCACAACCCGGCCCGGCAGCCGTCGAGGCTGCTGTGCCGGCCAGGATGGAGGTGCCACAGGTCGGTCGGCGAAGACACTCGTCCCACGCCGGCCCGGAGGCGCGTCATTTGATGGTGGATCGGCTCGCCAGATCAGCTTCACCAGCGCCTCCTGTCTTACCACCCAACTTGGCGAGCGGGGTGatcgaggaagaagatgaggagTCGGAAAATGACATTCTCAATCTCTGGGGTCGGGGCCGTCATAACTCTGACGACAGCGGTTCAATGTCGACAGATACGGATGAAGAAGActccgagggcgaggatgatgacgatgactATGAGAACGAGATCATGCTCATCGGACATCGATAA
- a CDS encoding Putative small GTP-binding protein, with protein sequence MSSPPWDYIAKLVCIGDSGCGKSSLTIRLCEGRFSPHHDVTIGVEFGSRIVPVGPPNALPPAPHLPASSNVQKTNEDGIAAPNGLPEPPRLPEPAAVDGPQKHMKLSLWDTAGQETYKSVTRSYFRGASGALLVFDLSRKQTFQHVTDWLNDLRQIAEPDIVVILVGNKADLTQDENNKREVTKEEAEEWAKRNGVFEYVETSAKSGENVEKAFMRVAERIYNNIQAGKYDLNDRRSGVKGPGAGGSRQVKIGSDANKGSGGGCC encoded by the coding sequence ATGTCGTCTCCACCATGGGACTACATCGCTAAACTCGTCTGCATCGGCGACTCGGGCTGCGGCAAGTCCAGCCTGACCATCCGTCTCTGCGAGGGCCGCTTCTCCCCTCACCACGACGTgaccatcggcgtcgagttCGGCTCCCGCATCGTTCCTGTCGGCCCCCCCAacgccctccctcccgcTCCTCACCTCCCAGCGTCCTCCAACGTCCAGAAGACCAACGAAgacggcatcgccgcgcCCAACGGCCTCCCCGAGCCCCCACGCCTCCCCGAACCAGCCGCAGTTGACGGGCCCCAAAAGCACATGAAGCTCTCCCTTTGGGACACGGCGGGCCAGGAGACGTACAAGTCCGTCACGCGCTCCTACTTCCGCGGCGCCAGTGGCGCCCTACTTGTCTTCGACCTCAGCCGCAAGCAGACCTTCCAGCATGTCACGGACTGGCTCAACGACCTGCGCCAGATCGCTGAGCCCGACATTGTCGTCATTCTCGTCGGCAACAAGGCCGACCTCACTCAGGACGAGAACAACAAGCGTGAAGTCACCAaagaggaggccgaggaatGGGCCAAGAGGAACGGCGTCTTCGAGTATGTCGAGACGAGCGCCAAGAGCGGCGAGAacgtcgagaaggccttTATGAGGGTCGCCGAGAGGATATACAACAACATCCAGGCCGGCAAGTACGACCTCAATGACAGGAGATCCGGTGTCAAGGGACCTGGCGCCGGAGGCAGTAGGCAGGTGAAGATAGGGAGCGATGCCAACAAGGGATCAGGCGGCGGCTGTTGTTAG